The nucleotide sequence GCGCCCCAACGAACCGAGCCGCCGAGCCCAAGATTCCACGCTGGTGTACCGCACGCCGGGGCTGGTGGGCAACCTAATTTCGCCGGATGCCCGCGCCGTGACGGTGCTCTTCCAAACTTCCCCCAACCTCAGCAAGCCTCCCGGCGACTCGCTGCTGGCGGCCGTCCGCACCGAGCTGAAGCGGCAGGGCTTCTTGGAAAACGAGTACCACATGGCTGGCAAAATGGTGGCCCAGTCAGTGTTCGTGGACCGGCTGCAAATGGAGCTGATGGTCTTTATGAGCCTCTCGGTGGTGCTCGTGACCGGCCTGCTGTGGCTCACGTTCCGAACCTGGTGGGGCGTGGTGCTGCCGCTGGTGGTGGTGCTGGGCGCTATTCTGTGGGGCCTGGGGCTGATGAGTGCCTGCGGCATCAGTATTGATCTGATGACGGCCTTGCTGCCAGTGATGCTCTTCGTGGTGGGCATGTCGGATACCATCCACATCATCACGCGCTACGTGACTGAACTCGGATACGGGGCCAGCAAGAAGGACTCGTTGTGGATTGCGCTCAAGGAATCGGGGTTCGGCTCGGGACTTTCGGCCCTAACGACCAGCATCGGCTTCTTTACGCTGATGACGAGCACCATCCGGCCGATTTACAACTTCGGGCTGTTTACGGGTATCTCCGTACTACTCACGTTCATCCTCAGCTTCACGTTGTTGCCGGCCATGCTGCTGCTCTTGCGCAAGCCGCAGCTCCGGGTACCGCGCGAGGATGGCCATAGCTGGGATGGCGTGCTGGGCAAGCTGTTTCGGCGGGTGCTGGCGCGGCGGCAATGGGTGGTGGGCATTAGTGCGCTGCTGCTGATTGGCTCAGTAGCGTCCGCTTCCACCATCCGCATCAACTCGGCCCTGCTCGACGACCTCTCGGCCAACGACCCGGTGAAGCTGGATTTTCAGTTTTTCGAGCGGCAGTTTGCTGGCGTGCGGCCCTTCGAGCTGGACTTGAAGCCCGCTCCCGGCCGCACCATCTACGACTTGGCGGTGCTACGCGAAACCGAGGAAATTGAAACCTATCTGACCCAGACGTTCGGGCTGAATTTTGTGGCTTCCCCCGTCACGCTGGTAAAATCAGTGCGCAAAGCACTGAACGGCGGCTTGCTAAGCGAGTATCGCCTGCCCGATTCGGAAGTGGAGCTGCGGCGCATCACCAGTAAAATCAAGCTCTTTCGCAAGAAACCAGAGTTTCGGGCGCTGGTGTTGCCCGATGGCTCGGAGGGTCGCCTGACGGGCCGCATGCCCGATGTGGGCAGCATACGAGCCGATAAGCTGAACGCCAACTTACGCACGTTCTTGCGGCAACACACCGATGCTAGCATCCTGCAAACCCGCCTGACGGGCTCGGCCAACCTCATCGATAAAAACAACGCCACCCTCACCCGCAACATGATTACGGGCATGAGCATCGACATTGTAATGGTCACACTCATCGTGCTGGCTCTGTTTCGGAGTTTGCGCATGACGCTGGTGGTGCTCATTCCCAACCTGGTGCCCATCCTGATTGTGGCCGGCGTGATGGGGCTGGCGGGCGTAAGTATGAAGGTGAGCACCAGCATCATCTTTACCATTGCCTTCGGTATTGCCGTGGATGATACAATTCACTTCATCAGCAAGTTGAAGCTGACTTTGCTCAAGGAACCCAACCTGTTTAAAGCCGTCCGCCACACGTATCTGATGGCAGGTAAGGCCGTTATCGTTACGTCGTTGATTTTGGTGGGCGGGTTCTCGACTCTGATTTTCTCGTCGTTTGATGGTACGTTTTACGTGGGCTTGCTCATTGGACTGACGCTGCTGTTTGGCGTGGTAGCCGAGCTGACCTTGCTGCCGATTCTGATTCTCGGGTTTTACCGCCACCGGCCCAAGGAAATCCGGCAGCCCGTACCGGCGTTGGGCGGCTGACCCGAGGCAGGGTACCGAGGAAGACTTAGAACGTGTTGCCGGCGCTGCGGGCTAAAAAACACCTGCGCATATTTGCAGCTATGAAACGTCTCCTCCCTTTTCTTTTCCTGGTTCACTGCGCTGCTTTCGCTCAAACACCCACGCCCCCAACGCCTGCCGACCCGCTAACCCCGCTGATCAAGGAGCGGGAGTTGATGGTGAAACAGTACGAGGAAGCCAATGCGCAGCGCAACAGCCTGTTCGGCAACAAGCCCAGCAAGAAGGACCTCGAGGAAGTGGTGGACGCCCTGAAAGGCATCATCCGCAAAGACACTGAAATCGTGCGGGCCGTGCAAGCCGCTACCCTGCGCCGCACCGCCGACGTGCTAGCCGAGAACCAGCAGGTGAAGCAGGAAGCCACCGTAGCCCGCACCGACCAAACCAGCACCCGCCAACGCTTCTACGACCTGGAAAACCAGATTTCCAACTTACAACTCCGCGACAAACAGCGCCAAAAGAAGATGATAGAACTCCAAGCCGCCGCCGAAGAAGCTATAGAAGCTCGCACCAGTCGCGACATGCTAGCTGCCGGCCTGGCTGCATTGAGTCTGGGCTTGTTGGTTTACGTGATGAAACTGCGTGGCCAGAAACCGGCGGCGCGGCGGCGGAAGTAGTCGACCAGTATACATATGAGCCCGTCATGCCGAGGCGCAGCCGAAGCATCTCGCGTGCTGATGCTATAGTAGTAATCCGACGATACCGCGCGAGATGCTTCGACTGCGCCTCGGCACGACGTTCAGCTTAGCTTCAGGCAAAGTAAAGAATCAACCCTTCTCTCCCCCATGCTTGTTCCCGCCGCCGACTACCTAACCTATGCCGAGGCGGTGGCGCTTTACAACAACCTGCGGGAAATAGACATTATCGCCTTGGTGAAATCGGCTGGGCCGCCTACGTTTCCTTATGGGGAAGGTATGTATTACCAACTGTGGATTGAGGAAGCCGAGGCCGAGGCAGCACGGGAAACGGTGGAAGCCTTTGAGGCTGAGCGAGGTAGCCTGCGGGTGCTACGCTGCCCGAAGTGCAAGGCCCCCGACCCACTGCCTAGCCCTAGCCCGGCGTGGTGGAAACGGCTGTTTTACGCGGGTACCGTCCTGCACAAATGCCCGAACTGCGGCGCGGAATTTCCGGCCTGAACCACTACTTTGCCGGGGTCTACCGCTCCGCTTCGGCGGGCATAACCCCTGCCTCCTTGACCTGGACCGAAGAACAGGCCCGCGCCCTGATAACCGACTCCGGCACCCTGAAACGGGGCCTCGAATTAGCCGGCCCCGCCAAATGGAGCAACCTGGGCCAAACCGCCACCGCCGCCTGGGGCGAGTGCAAAGGCAGCGGCTCCAAGCCCTACCAAACCAGCATTGATCTCACCGAGCCCGCCTTTAAGTGCTCCTGTCCGAGCCGGGTGTTTCCGTGCAAGCACGGCGCTGGTTTGCTGCTGCTGCTAGTCCGCCAGCCGCAGCTTTTCGGTGGTACAGTTGCCCCTTCTTGGCTGGAAGAATGGCTGGAAAAGCGCCAGCAAACCCAGGAAAAGAAACCCGTCAAAGCCGCTCCTAAAGCCCCCGCACTCCAAGAAGCTCCGCTAGATTCGCTGGCCGCCCCGGACGCGGAAACCGCCACCGACGATACTGCCGGCGCTAAAGCTTCGCAGGCGCTACAAAAGCGCCTCACCCGCATGACGCAGGGCGCGGCGGAGCTGGAAGAATGGCTGCTCGACCTAGTACGCGCCGGTACGGCCGTGGCCAAAAGCCAGCCGCGCAGCTACTGGGAAACGCCCGCCGCCCGCCTCGTTGACAACCAGTTGCCGGGCTTAGCCAGTGTGGTGCGCGAGCTACCGGCCATCTGCCACAGCGGCCCCGACTGGCCCGACCAGCTATTAACCCGCCTTGGGGAACTGTACGTGTTGGTGCGCGCCTTCCAGCGCCTCGACCACCAGACACCGGAGGCCCGCGAGGAGATTTTGCAGCAAATCGGGGTCAACCTCAAGAAAGAAGACCTACTCGCTCGCCAGCCCACCGTCACGGATGAGTGGCAAGTGGTAGGCCTGCACACCGAAGAGGAAGACCGCCTGACCGTGCGCCGCGCCTGGCTGTGGGGCCGCCACACCGGCCGGTACGCACTGGTGCTGGAATACGCTTTCGGCAGCCAACGCTTTGCTACTGCCTTGGTGCCCAACGCCGTGTACGCCGGCGAGTTGGTTTTCTACCCTGGCCTGTTGGAGCTGCGCGCTGTTCCGGTGGCCCTCACCGTGCTGAACCCCGCCCCGCCCGACCTCGACCCACCCGGCCAAAGCCCCGCGCAGCTCCTCGATGCTTACGCCGCCGCTCTGGCCCGGCATCCGTGGCTGCGGCAATGGCCGGCCACCCTGCACGACGTGCTGCCCACCTACCTCCCCACCGACGACGCATGGGTGCTGCACCACGCCACCGAGCCGGTGGCGCTGCCCCTGCGGCTGGCCCCGGAAGCTGGGTGGCAGTTGCTGGCGGCTAGCGGCGGACAGCCCATGCGCGTGTTTGGGGAGTGGAACGGCCGCACCTTACACCTGCTGACCTACTTCGAGAGTGCGCAATAAAGCGGATACTATAACCCTCTGAAAGCCCGAGCCGCACAATGTCTAGCTCTCCAACCACTTCCTTCCCGCAACCATTCTGGCCGCAGTTGCTCCGCGTGGCCCTGCTAGGTACGCGCCAAAGCGGGGAGCCCGTGCCCGCCGTATTCGACACCGCCACCAGCAGCCCCGAAGACCGTGAAAAGCAACTCCTGCTAGCCGCTGGTACGCTAGCCTTAATGCGGCGCGCCGGCTATCAGCCACCTGTGGCGGCCCCAACTCCTGCCCCAGCGCCCCCTGACCCGGTGCCCCCTCTTGGCCCGTTAGGTAAAGCCTGTTTGCTCCGCATGCTGGAAGACGGGCAGCATACGGAGATGCTGCCCGAATATTTAGAGCAAGTAGCCGCCGCCGGGCGCCGGGTACCCGATACGCTTCTTCATCTGCTGCTGCACCATGCAGCCAGCTCGTCGGAAACGGCGGCCGTGCTGGCCCCAGTGGCTGGCACTCGGGGTCGGTGGCTGGCCGCTCTCAACCCCGCGTGGCACACGCTGCTAGCGGCTCCGTCTGCTTCCGACGTGCTCAACCTGGAGCCTTGGGAAACCGGCACCCTGCCCACGCGCCGCACCTGGCTGCGGGCTCGTTTAGAGCAGGACGCCGACGCGGCCCGCGCCTTGCTGCTAGCTACCCTGCCCACTGAGCCTGCCAAAGCCCAGGAAGCTTTCCTGGAAATCCTGGCCGATTGCCTGCACCCCGACACCGAACCCGTGCTGGAAACCCTACTTCGCGCTAGGGGCCAGGAAGTACGCCGCCAAGCCGCCGCGCTGCTGGTACAGCTCCCTGGTGCGACGCTAGTAGAACGGCTGTGGGCGCGGGCCGCGCCACTGCTAACGGTGAAGCGCGGCTTGCTGGGCCTAGGCAAAATTACGTTGGAAGTTACGCTGCCTACCACTTGGGACAAAAGCTGGCTGGCTGATGGCATCGAGGAGAAAAACGACCAATACGCCTACTACTCAGGCACCGGCAACCGGGCTACTCCGCTAGGTCCGAGCGCCATCCGGCTGGGCAATATACTGGCCCTACTCCCCCCCAGCCGCTGGACTACACACCTAGACGTTTCAGCTGACGACTTGCTGGCTGCGGCCCTAGCTTCGGAGTGGGCGGTGCCGATGCTGCCGTGCTGGGCCACAAGCACCCTCCTGCATCAGGATACCGACTTTGCGGCGGCTTTTCTGAAGCTGTGGCTGCACCAGCGCCCGACCCTGCAAAAAAACCACCTCGACCGCAACATC is from Hymenobacter tibetensis and encodes:
- a CDS encoding efflux RND transporter permease subunit codes for the protein MPLRKLSYSILFALALVSGLALFFVAQLRFNYNFNDFYPAGDPDLDYYQQYSARFGNDNDYVLLGLEAPKGQTVFEPSFLRRVDSLTRFIGQRRHVTQVSSPTTASNPVVEGLGVFNIPYLRPNEPSRRAQDSTLVYRTPGLVGNLISPDARAVTVLFQTSPNLSKPPGDSLLAAVRTELKRQGFLENEYHMAGKMVAQSVFVDRLQMELMVFMSLSVVLVTGLLWLTFRTWWGVVLPLVVVLGAILWGLGLMSACGISIDLMTALLPVMLFVVGMSDTIHIITRYVTELGYGASKKDSLWIALKESGFGSGLSALTTSIGFFTLMTSTIRPIYNFGLFTGISVLLTFILSFTLLPAMLLLLRKPQLRVPREDGHSWDGVLGKLFRRVLARRQWVVGISALLLIGSVASASTIRINSALLDDLSANDPVKLDFQFFERQFAGVRPFELDLKPAPGRTIYDLAVLRETEEIETYLTQTFGLNFVASPVTLVKSVRKALNGGLLSEYRLPDSEVELRRITSKIKLFRKKPEFRALVLPDGSEGRLTGRMPDVGSIRADKLNANLRTFLRQHTDASILQTRLTGSANLIDKNNATLTRNMITGMSIDIVMVTLIVLALFRSLRMTLVVLIPNLVPILIVAGVMGLAGVSMKVSTSIIFTIAFGIAVDDTIHFISKLKLTLLKEPNLFKAVRHTYLMAGKAVIVTSLILVGGFSTLIFSSFDGTFYVGLLIGLTLLFGVVAELTLLPILILGFYRHRPKEIRQPVPALGG
- a CDS encoding SWIM zinc finger family protein, producing the protein MPELRRGISGLNHYFAGVYRSASAGITPASLTWTEEQARALITDSGTLKRGLELAGPAKWSNLGQTATAAWGECKGSGSKPYQTSIDLTEPAFKCSCPSRVFPCKHGAGLLLLLVRQPQLFGGTVAPSWLEEWLEKRQQTQEKKPVKAAPKAPALQEAPLDSLAAPDAETATDDTAGAKASQALQKRLTRMTQGAAELEEWLLDLVRAGTAVAKSQPRSYWETPAARLVDNQLPGLASVVRELPAICHSGPDWPDQLLTRLGELYVLVRAFQRLDHQTPEAREEILQQIGVNLKKEDLLARQPTVTDEWQVVGLHTEEEDRLTVRRAWLWGRHTGRYALVLEYAFGSQRFATALVPNAVYAGELVFYPGLLELRAVPVALTVLNPAPPDLDPPGQSPAQLLDAYAAALARHPWLRQWPATLHDVLPTYLPTDDAWVLHHATEPVALPLRLAPEAGWQLLAASGGQPMRVFGEWNGRTLHLLTYFESAQ
- a CDS encoding DUF5691 domain-containing protein codes for the protein MSSSPTTSFPQPFWPQLLRVALLGTRQSGEPVPAVFDTATSSPEDREKQLLLAAGTLALMRRAGYQPPVAAPTPAPAPPDPVPPLGPLGKACLLRMLEDGQHTEMLPEYLEQVAAAGRRVPDTLLHLLLHHAASSSETAAVLAPVAGTRGRWLAALNPAWHTLLAAPSASDVLNLEPWETGTLPTRRTWLRARLEQDADAARALLLATLPTEPAKAQEAFLEILADCLHPDTEPVLETLLRARGQEVRRQAAALLVQLPGATLVERLWARAAPLLTVKRGLLGLGKITLEVTLPTTWDKSWLADGIEEKNDQYAYYSGTGNRATPLGPSAIRLGNILALLPPSRWTTHLDVSADDLLAAALASEWAVPMLPCWATSTLLHQDTDFAAAFLKLWLHQRPTLQKNHLDRNIDWAALTELLPAATRQQLLLKPMLLRVRRQEPRWTDDLLQLPTPWPHELTTEVLQSLSAKLTNSATLERFHTDLYQLSYFISQHLAPAIAPADATLVETTLLALPEVHSTFQNSIHTMLETLRFRAELDASLIEATS